One genomic region from Bacillus sp. SLBN-46 encodes:
- a CDS encoding S8 family serine peptidase, with amino-acid sequence MKRKKVLGATVMSVVMGISMFATGAFGQQAKSNETFRVLIQGPASEKAKAKANYGVRWDFNSKGFTTTVNAQQYQALLQNKNLTIEKVSEVNVGTMREEAAAKPGGTTGAVPSDQTPWGIQAIYNDSAIAATSGGSGITVAVLDTGVNKNHADLASNVKQCQDFSQTKVSWVDGTCSDGNGHGTHVSGTVLANGGSTGKGIYGVAPEANLWSYKVLNDRGSGYSDDIAAAINKVADEAVRTGSKVIISMSLGSSSKDSLISNAVDYAYGKGVLVVAAAGNDGPGDNTIGYPGALVNAVAVAALENVQENGTYRVADFSSRGNPATDGDYVIQERDVEVSAPGRAIESTWKDGAYNTISGTSMATPHVSGLAAKIWSANPSWSASQLRAELQNRAKAYDIKGGTGAATGDDYASGFGFPRVK; translated from the coding sequence ATGAAGAGAAAGAAAGTTCTTGGGGCTACGGTAATGAGTGTGGTAATGGGGATTTCAATGTTTGCAACCGGGGCATTTGGCCAACAGGCAAAAAGTAATGAGACGTTCCGGGTATTAATTCAAGGGCCAGCCTCCGAAAAGGCGAAAGCAAAGGCGAATTATGGGGTTCGCTGGGACTTTAACAGCAAAGGGTTTACAACAACAGTCAATGCACAGCAATACCAGGCACTTTTACAAAACAAAAACTTAACGATTGAAAAAGTTTCTGAGGTAAACGTAGGAACCATGAGAGAAGAAGCGGCCGCCAAACCAGGCGGAACAACTGGTGCAGTTCCTAGTGATCAAACACCATGGGGAATTCAGGCGATCTATAATGATTCTGCCATCGCGGCTACGTCCGGCGGAAGTGGAATAACGGTAGCGGTCTTAGATACAGGTGTAAATAAAAACCATGCTGATTTAGCCAGCAACGTAAAACAATGTCAGGACTTTTCACAGACAAAAGTTTCATGGGTAGATGGGACTTGTTCAGATGGTAACGGACATGGAACACATGTATCTGGTACGGTGCTAGCTAACGGTGGAAGCACAGGTAAAGGAATTTACGGTGTGGCTCCAGAAGCCAACCTTTGGTCCTATAAGGTATTAAATGACCGTGGCAGCGGCTATTCTGATGATATTGCTGCAGCCATTAATAAAGTAGCAGATGAAGCGGTTCGTACGGGTTCAAAAGTCATTATTTCTATGTCACTTGGCTCAAGCTCGAAGGATTCGCTAATCTCTAATGCCGTTGATTATGCATATGGTAAAGGTGTACTTGTTGTCGCCGCTGCAGGAAATGACGGACCTGGAGACAATACGATTGGTTACCCAGGTGCGTTAGTCAATGCAGTAGCCGTTGCTGCTTTAGAGAATGTTCAAGAAAATGGCACGTATCGTGTGGCTGATTTCTCATCCAGAGGAAATCCGGCAACCGACGGTGACTATGTAATCCAAGAACGTGATGTAGAGGTATCTGCACCAGGCAGAGCGATTGAGTCAACCTGGAAGGATGGTGCATATAACACCATTAGTGGCACATCGATGGCTACTCCACATGTCTCTGGTCTTGCTGCGAAGATTTGGTCAGCAAACCCATCATGGTCAGCCAGCCAGCTACGTGCAGAACTGCAGAACAGAGCGAAAGCGTATGATATTAAAGGTGGAACAGGCGCAGCTACTGGTGATGATTACGCCTCAGGTTTCGGTTTCCCTAGAGTAAAATAA